GGAGCGTCAGGCGACGATGCAGAACGAGTAGCGGCGGCCGTGCGCGAGGAAGGCGCACGCCACATCACCCATGCAAGCGGGCGCCAACGCGTCTCACGCGCGTAGCAGCGCGCAATGGCGCCGCTGGCGCGTACGTCTGCCTTGCGCGGCCGCTCACTCCTGGGCCAGATCGTCGGCGATCACGTAGGTGTCGCGGCCGCCGTTCTTGGCCTGGTACAGCGCCGCGTCGGCGCGCGAGAACCAGTCCTGCCAATGGACCTCGTCGCACAGCATGGCTGCGCCGAGGGAAACGGTGATGTCGCCGCCGGGGCCGCGCAGCGCCTCGCGCGTGACCTGGTGCAGGCGCTTGCTGAAGGCCGCAAGCTCGCTGCGCGACTGCAGCCGCGCCACCACCACGAATTCCTCGCCGCCGAAGCGGAACACCTCGTCCGGCGGACGCACCTCGAAGCGCAGCAGCGCGGCCAGTTCGGCCAGCGTGCGGTCGCCGGCCGCGTGCCCGTAGAGATCGTTGACCACCTTGAAATGGTCGATGTCGAGCACGACCAGCCCGTGCCGGCGCGCCCTGCGGCGCGGATCGGCCACGCGCTGCGTCAGGCTGCGTTCCAGCATGCGCCGGTTCGGCAGCCCGGTCAGCGCGTCGTGCGAGGCCATCTGCTCCAGTTGCTGGCGGTCGCCCTCCAGGTGCAGCGACAGCAGGTAGCCCAGGCCGGTGATCAACAGCGACACCGCCAGCAGCGAGAACGCGTGCTCGGCGCTGGGCAGCGTGCCCGGAGTGACCAGCATGATCACGATCAAGGTGGCGTTGCAGGCCAGCCCGATGCTGCGCGC
The Xanthomonas sp. AM6 DNA segment above includes these coding regions:
- a CDS encoding GGDEF domain-containing protein, with protein sequence MRRHFRLGIIKILGPATAALLLLFGAYQWLQGQPWTAAAGAVLASLAAVATWLALRRGDDRMDALLSLSWLLGSALACHVLHNAAVPWLYLAMMSNFAVVARSIGLACNATLIVIMLVTPGTLPSAEHAFSLLAVSLLITGLGYLLSLHLEGDRQQLEQMASHDALTGLPNRRMLERSLTQRVADPRRRARRHGLVVLDIDHFKVVNDLYGHAAGDRTLAELAALLRFEVRPPDEVFRFGGEEFVVVARLQSRSELAAFSKRLHQVTREALRGPGGDITVSLGAAMLCDEVHWQDWFSRADAALYQAKNGGRDTYVIADDLAQE